In a genomic window of Ralstonia nicotianae:
- a CDS encoding phage tail protein, translating into MTDTVYHYHPTTGEYAGRSPADHSPLEPGVVLIPAHATDQMPPEAGPHEVAVFRDGNWSVAADWRGVALFSKADGSAVTIAEIGTTPADVSATETARPSFAHVWNEGRWIEDAQLKASQLVALRQRLCDQLDAAADAVRLAVVGDPLRVVEYQRAADEAQAYQAAGYVGDAPPSVQSAADAKGSTAREAADEILAMHAAWNAALYGIRSLRLAGKVRIRNAVSEDAARTAADQAIAGVRGVLAGMSGGQE; encoded by the coding sequence ATGACCGACACCGTCTACCACTACCACCCCACCACCGGCGAATACGCAGGCCGCTCGCCGGCGGACCACTCGCCGCTCGAACCGGGCGTCGTGCTCATCCCTGCCCACGCCACCGACCAAATGCCGCCCGAGGCCGGCCCGCACGAGGTGGCCGTCTTCCGCGACGGCAACTGGAGCGTCGCGGCCGACTGGCGCGGCGTTGCCCTGTTCTCCAAGGCGGACGGCTCTGCCGTCACCATCGCCGAGATCGGCACGACGCCGGCGGACGTGAGCGCCACAGAAACCGCGCGGCCCAGCTTTGCACACGTCTGGAATGAAGGGAGGTGGATCGAGGACGCCCAGTTGAAGGCCTCGCAGCTGGTGGCGCTGAGGCAGCGTCTGTGCGACCAGCTCGACGCCGCGGCCGATGCGGTCCGCCTGGCGGTGGTCGGAGATCCGCTGCGCGTAGTCGAATACCAGCGCGCCGCCGACGAGGCGCAGGCGTACCAGGCCGCCGGCTACGTGGGCGATGCTCCGCCATCGGTGCAGAGTGCCGCCGACGCCAAGGGCTCGACCGCCCGGGAGGCTGCCGACGAGATCCTGGCGATGCATGCCGCGTGGAATGCTGCCCTGTACGGCATTCGGTCGCTTCGTCTCGCGGGCAAAGTGCGCATCCGCAACGCGGTATCGGAGGACGCCGCACGCACGGCCGCCGACCAGGCGATCGCCGGCGTGCGCGGCGTCTTGGCGGGCATGAGCGGGGGACAAGAATGA
- a CDS encoding phage tail sheath protein, whose translation MPTDYHHGVRVVELNDGTRPIRTIETAVAGIVCTADDADAATFPLDTPVLLTNPQAYIGKAGDKGTLARTLDAITDQTNPLTVVVRVAGGASEAETTSNLVGTTTAAGRYTGMKALLSARNRFGVTPRILAVPGLDSLPVGTELVSIARKLRAFAYLSAYGCQTKEEAVAYRSNFGQREAMVIWPDFVGWDTAANAETTLWATARAVGLRAKIDNDTGWHKTLSNVAVDGVTGLSRDVFWDLQDPATDAGYLNANEVTTLVHRDGFRFWGSRTCSADPLFAFENYTRTAQVLADTMAEAHMWANDLPMTPTLVRDLLEGINAKLRMLTRNGYLLGGAAWFDADANSKDTLKAGQLAIDYDYTPVPPLEDLTFRQRITDRYLMQFAEAVKAA comes from the coding sequence ATGCCAACCGACTACCACCACGGCGTGCGCGTCGTTGAACTCAACGACGGCACGCGCCCCATCCGCACCATCGAGACCGCCGTGGCCGGCATCGTCTGCACCGCCGACGATGCCGACGCGGCCACTTTCCCGCTCGACACCCCCGTCCTGCTGACCAACCCGCAGGCCTACATCGGCAAGGCCGGCGACAAGGGCACGCTCGCCCGCACGCTCGACGCCATCACCGACCAGACGAACCCGCTCACGGTCGTGGTGCGCGTCGCCGGTGGTGCGTCCGAGGCCGAGACCACGTCCAACCTGGTCGGCACCACCACGGCGGCCGGCCGGTACACCGGCATGAAGGCGCTGCTGTCGGCACGTAACCGCTTCGGCGTCACGCCGCGCATCCTGGCCGTCCCGGGGCTCGACAGCCTGCCCGTGGGGACCGAGCTGGTCAGCATCGCCAGGAAGCTGCGCGCCTTCGCCTACCTGTCGGCGTACGGCTGCCAAACCAAAGAAGAGGCCGTCGCCTACCGCAGCAACTTCGGCCAGCGCGAAGCGATGGTGATCTGGCCGGATTTCGTCGGCTGGGATACCGCCGCCAATGCCGAGACCACCCTGTGGGCCACGGCCCGCGCGGTCGGCCTGCGCGCCAAGATCGACAACGACACCGGCTGGCACAAGACCCTTTCCAACGTGGCCGTGGACGGCGTGACCGGCCTGTCGCGCGACGTGTTCTGGGACCTCCAGGACCCGGCCACCGACGCGGGCTACCTGAACGCCAACGAGGTGACCACGCTGGTTCACCGGGACGGCTTCCGCTTCTGGGGCTCCCGCACGTGCAGCGCGGATCCGCTGTTCGCCTTCGAGAACTACACCCGCACCGCCCAGGTGCTGGCCGACACCATGGCGGAAGCCCACATGTGGGCGAACGACCTACCGATGACGCCCACCCTCGTGCGCGATCTGCTGGAGGGCATCAATGCCAAGTTGCGCATGCTGACCCGCAACGGATACCTGCTGGGCGGCGCCGCGTGGTTCGACGCGGACGCCAACAGCAAGGACACGCTGAAGGCCGGGCAACTCGCCATCGACTACGACTACACGCCCGTTCCACCGCTGGAAGACCTCACGTTCCGCCAGCGCATCACCGATCGCTACCTGATGCAGTTCGCCGAAGCCGTCAAGGCGGCTTGA
- a CDS encoding YiiX/YebB-like N1pC/P60 family cysteine hydrolase — MSSVQLLFTTTNGPLSWAIRVCTWSAWSHVALVAGDQVIESMPGHGVRSVPLAGAIQCADRYELATMPARDPARIIEAAASQIGKPYDYEAIGGLGLHRDWQQADAWFCSELLAWSFHQAGEPLFRADCVRRVTPQHLWMLAPLNQQASADVLL; from the coding sequence ATGAGCAGCGTCCAGCTACTTTTCACCACCACCAACGGCCCCCTGAGCTGGGCGATTCGTGTGTGTACCTGGTCGGCGTGGAGCCATGTGGCCTTGGTGGCCGGCGACCAGGTCATCGAATCGATGCCCGGGCACGGCGTGCGCAGCGTGCCGCTGGCCGGGGCCATCCAGTGCGCGGACCGGTACGAGCTGGCGACGATGCCGGCGCGCGACCCGGCGCGGATCATCGAGGCGGCGGCCAGCCAGATCGGCAAGCCCTACGACTACGAGGCCATCGGCGGCCTTGGCCTGCACCGCGACTGGCAGCAGGCCGATGCGTGGTTCTGTAGCGAACTGCTGGCCTGGTCATTCCACCAGGCGGGCGAGCCGCTGTTCCGCGCGGACTGTGTGCGGCGCGTGACACCGCAACACTTGTGGATGCTCGCGCCGCTCAATCAGCAGGCCTCGGCCGACGTCTTGTTGTAG
- a CDS encoding phage tail protein I gives MSSATLLPPNATPLERRAAQAGGRIERVPVPLRDLWNPATCPAELLPFLAWSFSVDRWNPAWPLATKRAVTAASYFVHRKKGTIGALRRAVEPLGFLIRVIEWWQTNPPGPRGSFRLDVGVLQTGIDEAMYAELERLIDDAKPCSRPMLGLQISLEVRGTQATSAAAYLGDVLTVYPYEPPDIVVSGTAAVSAASHAIDTLTVTQ, from the coding sequence GTGAGTAGCGCAACCCTGTTGCCGCCGAACGCGACGCCGCTGGAGCGCCGCGCCGCCCAGGCGGGCGGGCGCATCGAGCGCGTGCCGGTGCCGCTGCGCGACCTGTGGAACCCGGCCACCTGTCCGGCCGAGCTGTTGCCCTTCCTGGCCTGGTCGTTTTCCGTGGACCGCTGGAACCCGGCCTGGCCGCTCGCCACCAAGCGTGCCGTGACGGCCGCCTCCTACTTCGTGCATCGCAAGAAGGGCACGATCGGCGCGCTTCGCCGCGCGGTCGAGCCGTTGGGCTTCCTGATTCGCGTCATCGAGTGGTGGCAGACCAATCCGCCCGGGCCGCGCGGGTCGTTCCGGCTCGATGTGGGCGTGCTGCAAACCGGCATCGACGAGGCCATGTATGCCGAGCTGGAACGCCTCATTGACGACGCCAAGCCGTGTTCCCGCCCGATGCTCGGCCTGCAAATCAGCCTGGAGGTGCGCGGCACCCAGGCCACCAGCGCTGCCGCCTATCTGGGCGACGTGTTGACCGTCTACCCCTACGAGCCACCCGACATCGTCGTGAGCGGCACCGCGGCTGTCTCGGCCGCTTCCCACGCCATCGATACCCTGACCGTCACTCAATAA
- a CDS encoding phage tail protein: MPQTFFIVPTAAGEARDANAKALGQARKYTHIAVGDGGGVLPTPDRARAALVNECYRAQINALWQDQANPGQFIAELVIPETVGGWWVRELGLIDADGTLAYYGNCPETYKPQMAEGSGRTQVVRMVVLSASGAAVELKIDPSIVLATRQYVDTTIAAELAKLDGKPSVRVATTANLAAFSGLLTIDGVTLAAGDRVLVKDQNAGKDNGIYVAAAGAWARAADADAALEVTPGMLVPVETGAANGDSLWQLATDAPITIGTTALAFELVSGKTGVAAGTYRSITVNSRGQVTGGTNPTTLAGYGITDAVTAAQGLAAGIGADLATSNKAVGDLNALVTPGEYYYTSDSANAPSSHGVLKVWRESATMVFQIVHSSDNEVFTRYRASSGTWTDWRQLVGQAGLIGYFARSTAPNGWLKANGAAVSRTTYAALYAEIGTTFGAGDGAATFNLPDLRGEFLRGWDDGRGVDSGRGIGTWQSGSPVVHDDVGGIASFNITALGDGTNVAWSNIADPWVGAFPLTMYDSSAATFVDANNKGFINMARPRNVAFLPCIKY, translated from the coding sequence ATGCCACAGACCTTCTTCATCGTGCCGACCGCCGCCGGCGAGGCCCGCGACGCCAACGCCAAGGCGCTTGGCCAGGCGCGCAAGTACACCCACATCGCCGTGGGCGACGGCGGCGGCGTGCTGCCTACACCCGACCGCGCCCGCGCCGCCTTGGTCAACGAGTGCTACCGCGCGCAGATCAACGCGCTATGGCAGGATCAAGCCAACCCCGGCCAGTTCATTGCCGAGCTGGTGATCCCCGAGACCGTGGGTGGCTGGTGGGTTCGTGAGCTGGGCCTCATCGACGCGGACGGCACGCTTGCTTACTACGGCAACTGCCCCGAGACGTACAAGCCGCAGATGGCCGAAGGCTCCGGCCGCACGCAGGTTGTGCGCATGGTCGTGCTGTCGGCCTCGGGCGCCGCTGTCGAGCTGAAGATCGACCCGTCGATCGTGCTGGCGACGCGGCAGTACGTCGACACCACCATCGCCGCCGAGCTGGCGAAGTTGGACGGCAAGCCATCGGTGCGCGTTGCCACCACCGCGAACCTGGCCGCGTTCTCCGGACTGCTGACCATCGACGGCGTGACGCTCGCCGCCGGCGACCGGGTGCTGGTCAAGGACCAGAACGCGGGCAAGGACAACGGCATCTACGTTGCTGCGGCCGGCGCCTGGGCGCGCGCGGCCGATGCCGACGCCGCGCTGGAGGTGACCCCCGGCATGCTGGTGCCAGTGGAGACCGGCGCGGCAAACGGCGATTCGCTGTGGCAGCTCGCCACCGATGCACCGATCACGATCGGCACCACCGCGCTCGCCTTCGAGCTGGTGAGCGGCAAGACGGGCGTGGCGGCCGGCACGTATCGCAGCATCACCGTGAACAGCCGCGGCCAGGTGACGGGCGGCACCAATCCGACCACGCTTGCCGGCTACGGCATCACGGATGCCGTCACGGCCGCGCAGGGGCTGGCCGCCGGTATCGGCGCCGATCTGGCGACCAGCAATAAGGCCGTGGGCGACCTCAATGCGCTGGTGACCCCGGGCGAGTACTACTACACCAGCGATAGCGCCAATGCGCCGAGCAGCCACGGCGTGCTCAAGGTATGGCGGGAGAGTGCGACGATGGTTTTCCAGATCGTCCACTCGTCGGACAACGAAGTGTTCACGCGCTACCGCGCCAGCAGCGGCACGTGGACCGACTGGCGGCAGCTGGTGGGCCAGGCGGGGCTGATCGGGTATTTCGCGCGCTCCACCGCCCCGAACGGATGGCTCAAGGCCAACGGCGCGGCGGTCAGTCGTACGACCTACGCGGCGCTGTATGCCGAGATTGGCACCACGTTCGGCGCGGGCGATGGCGCCGCCACGTTCAACCTCCCGGACCTGCGCGGCGAATTCCTGCGCGGCTGGGATGACGGTCGCGGCGTGGATAGCGGCCGCGGAATCGGCACGTGGCAGTCCGGCTCCCCGGTCGTGCATGACGACGTGGGTGGCATCGCCAGTTTCAACATCACGGCGCTGGGCGATGGCACCAACGTGGCGTGGTCGAACATCGCCGACCCCTGGGTCGGCGCCTTCCCGCTCACGATGTACGACTCATCGGCCGCAACCTTCGTTGACGCCAACAACAAGGGTTTCATCAACATGGCCCGCCCGCGCAACGTCGCGTTCCTCCCCTGCATCAAATACTGA